In Littorina saxatilis isolate snail1 unplaced genomic scaffold, US_GU_Lsax_2.0 scaffold_651, whole genome shotgun sequence, the genomic stretch ACTGCAGTTATCATGAtaatagaccccccccccccccccccccccccgttggTTTAGACTCCCTCGTCTTTATTTCCCCCAATTCTGATCAACGCGTTATAATTGTCCCAAGTACGATCAATCTGTTTTAATTTGTTCTGCAAGATCAGACGAACCCGTTTTAAATGTTCCAAACTTCACTGTTGATATGGAAACAAGTTCAGATTCTTGTTCCCGTTAAAACTTACTCGTTTTAATTGATCCCACGTTCGGAGTAACCCGTttcttaataaaaaaaaaattaaaaaaggatTCCCGAGTATATTTTCACtgatgtttttccttcttcGAATTGCATCGGCTCCCGGGTATTGACACTGATTACGTCACTTCCTGCCGCACGTTCCAGACCAAAGATTTTCGGTCTGGAAGGGCGAGAAATCTGCGTCCGTGTTCACAGTTTGCCCGAGGAGGTTGCTGAGAACCTACGCAGACGCACTTTGCATTGAAATCATAGTCCGTGACGCACAACGCAATGGCGTCATTTCTGCTGCCAAATATCTCTCTTCCGGTCACGCGCTTGTGAGCATCTCTGACGCACATTGTGTTTGGGGAACTGACCATTACAAAATGTTGAGCAACAGTAACGTGTTTTTCTCTCTACCACAGCCGACGAGTGTTGCTTATACTCTGAATTCAAACACCACCACGGCGATATCCACAATGACGTCACTAGCACTTCTCAGTACGCAACTAGGGCCACAACGTCATCACTTACAAACCACGTCACAACCTCACATCTCCGTAGTGCCCGTTTCCATGGGGATCATAGGCAAGGCGCTCATGATAGGAACCGTATGCATTCGCTGCAGCCTCCTGTTTTCTCTGGCAACCATGGTAACGGACATCTTTCTGCTGTAGTTCTTGTAGATGACGGAATCCTGGGCTCGCTTGACCACGGTCACGTTCTCCAGGTTCTTGGGGCTGTGGCGATAGCGGGGTTCGATGGGCTGAAGGATTCGGATGCTGCCCCACCTCTTGAGGAAAGCCAGGACCGCCACCACCCACATGCAGATGATGATCCCGAGGATGACGACCTCCTCTGGCTGGATTGTGTGCAGAACTGCAgcgagaagagaaagagggtgtGAGCATTTCATGGTGAAAGAGGGTGTGAGCATCTCATGGTGAAAGAGGGTGTGAGCATCTCATGGTGAAAGAGGGTGTGAGCATCTCATGGTGAAAGAGGGTGTGAGCATCTCATGGTGAAAGAGGGTGTGAGCATCTCATGGTGAAAGACAAGAGCAGGAGGCAAACTGCAGATATAGTATATAAGCATTTCTTGATACAATGtacatgtgagagagagagagagagagacagagagagagagagagagagagagagagagagagagagagagagagacacacacacacccacccacacacacagacagagagagagacagagagagagagagatagaaccTATTGTTCGCAAACAGACTCTAAAGGCAATACAGCGCCTAAAAAGGCAATACAGCGCCTAAAAAGGCATTTTCTGTGCGTAGAAAGTAGCTAAGTAGCTGAGGTCTATGTATAGCCATGGCTCCATTTCACCGCCCACCCAACAGGACTTCCGTCCTATTTCACCAACCGGAAATCAAATTCTATTGCTCTCCCCACGGAGTCACGCATTCGCAGAGGTAAAGCGCGTGTCCAAAATATCAGCAAGAGGAAACGCCGTCCATAGAAAAACAGCTCATGTCTTCAGGGGTTTACTGTACGCGTAAACACGCTGTGTTTGAAGGTACTGAATGAAGAAAAAGAGCTAATGTATTTAAGGTTATCTTTACAAGTGTATTCACTTTGCTTTCGAAGATTCTGTATAGTGAAAAAGAGATTATGGTTTGGGGGATACTGTGCGAGTTTACACACTATTATTGAAGGTATTGAACCGCGGCAAGAGAGCTTAGTTCGAGAATGTTAATTTTACATGGACATATTCACTAGAATGCAATTGCATATActaaataccccccgcgggttggggggaagaatttacccgatgctccccaggccggacttcggtattgcatttcagcttggtggcttaaaaattaattaatgactttggtcattaaaaatctgaaaattgtaaaaacaataatatgtttttaaaacgatccaaatttacgttcatcttattcttcatcatttgctgattccaaaaacatataaatatgttatattcggattaaaaacaagctctgaaaattaaaaatatattaattataattaaaataaaatttccgaaatcgatttaaaaacaatttcatcttattccttgtgggttcctgattccaaaaacatatagatgtgatatgtttggattaaaaacacgctcagaaagttaaaaagaatagagataaagaaaagcgtgctatccttctcagcgcaactactaccccgctcttcttgtcaatttcactgcctttgcatcgagcggtggactgacgatgctacgagtatacgctcttgctgtaaaatgcagtgagttcagtttcattctgttagttcgacagcttgactaaatgttgtaatttcgccttacgcgacttgttgtctttgtgttatTACGCCGGTTAGAAGTGTgcggttgctgttgttgttggttgtggtgatggtgttggtggtggtagcGTTGCcttgcgttgtgtgtgtgtgtgtgtgtggtgtgtgtgtgtgtgtggtgttgtgtgcgcgtgtatgtgcctgtgtgtgtgtgtggtgtgtgtgtgtgtgtgtggtgtgtgtgtgtgtgtgtgtgtgcctgtgtgtgtgtgtgcagtgtgtgtgtgtgtgtgtgtgtgtgtgtgtgtgtgtgtgagtgtgtgtgtgttcgttcgttctccgactctctctctcactcactctctctacccccccccccctcacacacacacacatctccccCTTTTCACTCATCCCTCACCTTTCGCGGAACTTTGTAGGGCTGTGCCGTTGGTGACTGTTGTGCCGTTGTTGGTGGTCTTGTTGTCGTAGCCACGGTAGAGAGCACTGAGGATGGGGCTTATCGACACCATCAAGAACCTACCATGCCCCCCGGGGGGAACGACCCCCGCCCTTGCATGGAATGTTAGGGGGAAAAAGAATGAAGAAATACTGCAGTGTGGGCTGATGAGTCGTTCCAATCCTCTGCGAGTGTCCGGCTGTGTCACAATAAACGGGGACAACTTTATATTGTCAACGTGCGGTGAAAAGTTTAAAGTAAAATTTCACAAGAATGTTACCCGGGCGGGGACAATCCGCCTCCTTCGTTTATTTGGAGTGCCGTTGGGGCAAATAAGAACAGACACAATGCTTCAGTTCACACAGCTTGAGCGATGAGTTGTTCCAAATTGTTTAATTCTGTTGAGTATAGTAAGACATATTCTAGGTGATTTCAAAACGATTATTTGGTCCAAACTGTCGACACTTTGTGCATGAAATGAAATGTGTCAACATACATGCATAAGTCAATGCTGACACTGAACTCGGACAAGTTTCAAGTTAGATATTTTTTTGAGGTCCCGGTCTCTAACACTAAGTTGCTCAGTCTTTTTTGTCGCGTTTGGTCACTGATTTTGTGGGACTTGTTTAGTCTGAAGAAAAGCACGAATTTACACAGAGGCCGGACAGAACAGGTGAAGCATCCTCCTTTGAAATGTAAGTGGTTCTCTTTTTCCAGACAACTCAATTTAATCAACGGTCAATCTCTAAAGTTGTAAGTGTCTCGCTTATAAAAACAGCTAGTCGAATGTTTCCCTCTTCTACGAAGTTCACCCAAGATAGAAGCTCCTAACTGTTTCTGCTTTCCGACAAGCACCTTACAAATGGCGCACTCTGCAGCTGCATGTATTCCTTTTTATGCCCCAAGACGGTTCGGTTGTCCGCTTTCGTGAAGTAAAACAAGTTCGCGCAAAGTTTTCAATTATCTGTGCTTCCACGAATTCTAAGCCACACAAATCACTTGTATTCGTGGAAAAAGGCGCTGCCTTGTCAAGACAAAGAATCCACATGGGAAGATAATGGCTTCTCTGTCGCAGCAAGCACAGCCACCTAATGTCACCGTCGTCTCCGGTAAATATCACTTGTGTCCTTAGCGAAGGTTGCTTTGGATGTTTCACGTCGTCGTAAATGTGTTGCTATCCTGGCAAAAACCCTGTGCTTTGGTGGGCCTTGTCACATCATTTTCGCTGTTTCCGTCGCAAGATGGCGTCGTAACTTCAGATCTTTGTCAGCGGCTTCCTGGTCATCACTGGGCTGCAAGGGTCGCTGATCTgaaacaaacagagacaaaGTACAtcaatttgtttgctttgtttcaaGACAAAGGAGAGAAACCGTTGCTTTGTTTTAAGAAAAAGGAGAGAAACCGTTGCACATTTCAGTGAGTAAAGCCTTGTTATCGGTCCCGTTACTTTTTCTTGTTGCGGCTGCAGCCCATGCTATTGCTAGGAGAAATGCGTGTTACTTAAATGTAATCAAACCCCTTCATTCTGAGCGCAATGTCAATATACTGGTTCAAGTAAGCATGCGAAGTCTGTATGTCTTGTTTTCTACGCCGATATGTCAAACAAATTCCAAGCGAATGTTCATGAACATTAACTAGCAGAAATACAGTTTTCCTCATAGTTTCCTCCCACATACAGGcatatacagacagacggaaacacccagacattgttttttttaaacaaacagtaaATATTCTTACTCATTTGCTATGAAAACTACACTCGGTGTCATTCACCCTTGCAACAATCGTATTTGATTGTAGAGAATAACAGCTAACAAGTAGTTCCTGTGAGAATCACACCCGCTAACATTTCACGGTGTGTCATGGACAGATAACAAGCGGGCATTCCAACAAGGCAATTGTTCGCCAAGTTTGTTCTTAGGAAAAAGCGCGCGACTTCCAGAAAGAAGGACGTTTTTGCAGAGACGAACAGAAGAGTTCACAGTGTGACATTTCCAGGTGCAGTGCCCTCGGGTACAA encodes the following:
- the LOC138957438 gene encoding uncharacterized protein encodes the protein MVSISPILSALYRGYDNKTTNNGTTVTNGTALQSSAKVLHTIQPEEVVILGIIICMWVVAVLAFLKRWGSIRILQPIEPRYRHSPKNLENVTVVKRAQDSVIYKNYSRKMSVTMVARENRRLQRMHTVPIMSALPMIPMETGTTEM